In the genome of Cryptomeria japonica chromosome 8, Sugi_1.0, whole genome shotgun sequence, one region contains:
- the LOC131031293 gene encoding uncharacterized protein LOC131031293 → MEAFIHSLDVRMWEVVSNKYDVPSIVPTDADERTKYELDKRARFAILCGLSKEVFVKVMYFKSANEFDDLKMNNDETVASYFLRIDEVVNARKGLGEEIDEHDVVAKVIRTLLPKFETKISALEEKKNFSKMTVHQLQSTLTAYEMRIGNTPSTSKETAFKIEKQEESESELSNVFETLLVRKLRKKFQGKFKCFGCGKTGHFAAKCPYLDLSKDEDKSEKSFKKPWNPNKRLNNFKKKSLMSKEETEDESDESNVDGCETLFMTKVEFENPDAVKTESDSEVEIEDVNLEEELLCALQEVKRFKKLVISYEDSNQILQLDIVNANKVIETQRSLIERKEQEISTLQKQVYTLEKQQHSTEKGETSQQNSVIANKNQFSNNRFFHGYCHFCNLFGHKVNTCRFARASIFGHKQSFGFVRDIRCFTCYQYGHTSKYCKKLQKPAKMWRPKLEQSMLVQTALISTNSSIWVLDSGCSHHMTGDKTSFQP, encoded by the exons ATGGAAGCATTTATTCATTCTCTGGATGTCAGAATGTGGGAAGTTGTTTCTAACAAGTATGATGTACCATCTATTGTACCTACTGATGCAGATGAAAGGACGAAATATGAACTGGATAAGAGAGCTCGCTTTGCAATTCTTTGTGGGTTATCAAAAGAAGTATTTGTTAAAGTAATGTACTTCAAATCAGCTAATGAG tttgatgatttgaaaatgaataaTGATGAGACAGTGGCAAGTTATTTTCTTCGTATTGATGAAGTTGTAAATGCTCGAAAAGGTCTtggtgaagaaattgatgaacatgATGTGGTTGCAAAAGTAATTAGAACATTACTaccaaaatttgaaactaaaataTCTGCCCTTGAAGAGAAGAAAAATTTCTCTAAAATGACTGTGCATCAGCTTCAAAGTACTCTTACTGCTTACGAGATGAGAATTGGTAATACCCCTTCTACCTCTAAGGAAACAGCTTTTAAAATTGAGAAACAGGAAGAGAGTGAGTCTGAATTATCTaatgtttttgaaactttattGGTTAGGAAACTTAGGAAGAAGTTTCAAGGAAAGTTTAAATGTTTTGGCTGTGGTAAAACTGGTCACTTTGCAGCAAAATGTCCGTATTTAGATCTAAGTAAAGATGAGGATAAATCTGAAAAATCGTTTAAAAAACCTTGGAATCCTAATAAAAGGTTGAACAATTTTAAAAAGAAGAGTCTTATGTCAAAAGAAGAGACTGAAGACGAATCTGATGAGTCAAATGTTGATGGTTGTGAAACACTATTCATGACCAAAGTTGAATTTGAAAACCCAGATGCAGTAAAAACTGAATCAGATTCTGAAGTTGAAATAGAAGATGTAAATCTCGAAGAAGAACTTCTTTGTGCTCTTCAAGAAGTAAAAAGATTTAAGAAACTTGTAATTTCTTATGAAGATTCCAATCAGATCTTACAACTTGATATAGTAAATGCAAACAAGGTTATTGAAACTCAAAGAAGtcttattgaaagaaaagaacaagaaaTTAGTACTCTACAAAAACAAGTATACACTCTTGAAAAACAACAACATTCTACTGAAAAAGGAGAAACGTCACAGCAGAATTCTGTAATAGCAAATAAAAATCAGTTTTCAAATAACAGATTTTTCCATGGCTATTGTCATTTTTGTAATCTGTTTGGGCACAAAGTAAATACTTGCAGATTTGCTAGAGCTTCTATTTTTGGTCATAAACAGTCTTTTGGTTTTGTCAGAGACATAAGATGTTTTACATGTTATCAATATGGTCACACTTCTAAGTACTGTAAAAAGTTACAAAAACCTGCAAAAATGTGGAGACCAAAACTTGAACAATCTATGCTTGTTCAAACAGCTCTAATATCTACCAATTCTTCTATTTGGGTTTtggatagtggatgttctcatcatatgacaggagacaaaacaAGTTTTCAGCCTTAG